The genomic DNA GCGGAGCCCGGTCTCGTACACGATGGCGCGCGCGGCGCGAAACGCCGCCGCGCGGCCGGCCCGGCGCGCCTGCCCGACGGGCGCGCGGCGAGGCGCTGCCCCCCGCAGGTCCGGGAACCGGCGCGCACGGGCCTCGCGGCCGCGGGACGGCCCCTCCCCCGGTCAGGTCGGAAGGCCCGGCACCCGCAGGGGGCGGGCGCCGGGGCGGTCAGGGCGTCACTGGCTGCCCGGGCCCTTCGCGAGGCCGGCCAGGGTGAACAGGTCCACCGACAGCTTCGCGCCGATCACGAAGGCGTCCGGGATCGGCTTCGGGCGGAACGGGAAGCGGGTCTGGTCCGGGTCGATCACGTATTGCAGGTTCGGCATCAGCCGCACCGCCGGGGTCAGCTGGATGCCGTAGCTCAGCTCCAGGATGGTCTGCAGGGACTCGACGGTCCGGGTGCCGAGCCCCAGTGACGCGCGCGCCGCCCGGATGTTGGCCGTGCCCAGCGGCGAGAGCTTCTCCATGGCGAAGACGAGGCCGAGGGTGTCGTAGGGCCGACCCGGGAAGGTGCCGGTCAGCACGGCGCCGCCCTCCAGGAAGTAATCCTGGGTCTGCCGGCCGCCGGTGCCGCCGATCACGACGCCGAACACCGACAGGCCCTGGACGCCGCTCGGGTCCGGCCGCCAGACCATCTGGTCGAAGCGCGCGTAGACCGCCGAGCGCCCGAACCGGGTCAGCGGATCGAGACCGCTGAAGACCTGAGCCCCGCCCCGCTGGTCGAGCACGGGATCCTTGTAGTCCGACCGGTCGAAGACGGCGCCGATGCTGTAGTTGCGCGGCAGCGGATCGTTGCCGAAATTGGTCGCGTAGCCGACCTCCACCGGCACCAGGAATCCAGCGGCGCCGCTGGTCGACCAGTCGATGCCGTTCCGGGTCGGCAGCTGGTCGCGCGGGTTCACCTCGTAGATGCCGGCGTGCAGGAACACCTTGTCGTTGACCCAGGCCTTGGCGTGGCCGCCCCAGGTGGCGATCGGCCAGTAGGTGAAGTTCGTCAGCTTGAAGATGGACTTGGGCGCGCCGCAGGTCGCGTTGTTCTGGAAGTTGCAGTAGAGCGGCGAGGCCAGGAAGTTGGGGTTGGCGAGCAGGCGGCCCACCTCGATGTCGAGGCGGTTGTCGAACAGCTTCTGCTCGTAGGACAGCAGCGTCAGATGGGCGGTCTGGCCGCCGCCGTAGATCTCCTGCACGCTGCCGTTGAAGCCGATGTCATCCTGGGCCAGGCTCCGGCCGTGGCGCTGGGTGACGATCGTGTGGACCGAGCCGCCGTCGATGCCGGCGAGGCGGGCGAGATCGGCGTCGAGGCCGAACGCGATCTGGCCCGCATAGGCCGATCCCTGCCGGATGCCGCCGGACGGGTTGGCGGCGAACTCGCCCGTGTAGTTCAGGACCATGCTGATCCCGTTGCCGAGATCGAGGGTGCCCGGCGGCAGGCTGGGCGGCGTCGCGCTGCTGCCCTGCACGTCGAGGCTGGCGGCGGCGCTGCTGGCGCCCGAGAAGCTCCGCGCCTCCCGGATGACCCGCCGCCGGGCGCGGTTCGCCCGATACCGGGCCTTCTGCGCCGGGCTCGCCTTCGGTCCCGGATTCACCGGGGCCGGTCCCCCGTCCGGTGCCGTCGCCTCGACCTGCGCGATCGCCGGGCCCGCGCCCGCCGTGATCGACGCGGCGCAGAACGCCAGCGCGGCCCATCGCCAATGCTTTGCCCGATGCTTGCCCCGATGCTTTCCCATGTGTGACTCCCCCTTAACCGCGCGGCCTTGCCTGGCTCTGTCGCGTTCGTGTCCCGCAGGGGGGCCTCCCGGTCAGTCCGTGAAGGCCTCCACCGCGCGGCGCTC from Methylobacterium oryzae includes the following:
- a CDS encoding carbohydrate porin; translated protein: MGKHRGKHRAKHWRWAALAFCAASITAGAGPAIAQVEATAPDGGPAPVNPGPKASPAQKARYRANRARRRVIREARSFSGASSAAASLDVQGSSATPPSLPPGTLDLGNGISMVLNYTGEFAANPSGGIRQGSAYAGQIAFGLDADLARLAGIDGGSVHTIVTQRHGRSLAQDDIGFNGSVQEIYGGGQTAHLTLLSYEQKLFDNRLDIEVGRLLANPNFLASPLYCNFQNNATCGAPKSIFKLTNFTYWPIATWGGHAKAWVNDKVFLHAGIYEVNPRDQLPTRNGIDWSTSGAAGFLVPVEVGYATNFGNDPLPRNYSIGAVFDRSDYKDPVLDQRGGAQVFSGLDPLTRFGRSAVYARFDQMVWRPDPSGVQGLSVFGVVIGGTGGRQTQDYFLEGGAVLTGTFPGRPYDTLGLVFAMEKLSPLGTANIRAARASLGLGTRTVESLQTILELSYGIQLTPAVRLMPNLQYVIDPDQTRFPFRPKPIPDAFVIGAKLSVDLFTLAGLAKGPGSQ